The following coding sequences lie in one Bicyclus anynana chromosome 21, ilBicAnyn1.1, whole genome shotgun sequence genomic window:
- the LOC112058351 gene encoding DNA repair protein RAD51 homolog 1 yields MTAATASAATVTVDEDLEECGPQLITKLEGNGITSGDIKKLEEAGYHTVESVAYAPMKWLITIKGISEAKATKLLTEASKLVPMGFTTATEFHQKRAEIIQLTTGSKELDRLLGGGIETGSITEIFGEFRTGKTQLCHTLAVTCQLPIEQSGGEGKCMYIDTEGTFRPERLLAVAQRYGMEGAAVLDNVAYARAYNTDHQSQLLVQACAMMTESRYSLIIVDSATALYRTDYSGRGELNARQLHLGRFMRMLLRLADEFGVAVVITNQVVAQVDAVGVFNADTKKPIGGHIIAHASTTRLYLRKGRGDNRVCKIYDSPCLPETEAMFAISTEGITDAKE; encoded by the exons atgaCTGCTGCTACAGCATCAGCTGCAACCGTAACCGTTGACGAGGACCTAGAAGAATGTGGACCCcagttaattacaaaattagaa GGAAATGGAATCACATCTGGAGATATTAAAAAGTTGGAAGAAGCGGGATACCATACGGTTGAGTCTGTGGCATACGCACCTATGAAATGGTTGATCACAATAAAAGGCATATCAGAGGCGAAGGCTACCAAACTATTAACAGAAGCATCCAAGTTAGTGCCTATGGGATTTACTACAGCCACAGAGTTTCATCAAAAAAG AGCAGAAATAATCCAACTGACAACAGGCTCCAAGGAATTAGACAGGCTACTGGGTGGTGGCATTGAGACAGGTTCAATCACCGAGATATTTGGAGAGTTTAGGACTGGAAAAACACAACTATGCCACACACTCGCTGTTACGTGTCAG CTTCCAATAGAACAGTCTGGTGGCGAAGGCAAGTGTATGTACATAGATACGGAGGGCACGTTCCGTCCGGAGCGCCTGCTGGCGGTGGCGCAGCGGTACGGCATGGAGGGCGCCGCTGTGCTGGACAACGTGGCGTACGCCAGGGCTTACAACACGGACCACCAGTCGCAGCTGCTGGTCCAAGCCTGTGCTATGATGACGGAGTCTAG GTATTCCTTAATAATAGTGGACAGTGCGACTGCGCTGTACAGGACGGACTACTCGGGGCGCGGCGAGCTCAACGCGAGACAACTGCACCTCGGCAGGTTCATGAGGATGCTGCTGAGGTTAGCTGATGAG TTCGGAGTGGCAGTGGTAATCACTAACCAGGTGGTGGCGCAAGTGGACGCGGTGGGCGTGTTCAACGCGGACACCAAGAAGCCCATCGGTGGGCACATCATTGCCCACGCCTCCACTACGCGGCTCTACCTGCGCAAG gggAGAGGAGACAATCGCGTGTGCAAGATCTACGATAGTCCGTGCTTGCCGGAGACTGAGGCGATGTTCGCCATTAGCACAGAGGGGATCACTGACGCCAAGGAGTGA